One segment of Bacillus alkalisoli DNA contains the following:
- a CDS encoding fatty acid desaturase encodes MSIQQNTKNLKKQVAPFEQSQTMQSIWQLVNTLVPFFLLWYLTYLSLSVSYWLALVPAVLAAGFMTRTFIIFHDCTHHSFFKNRKLNRAVGTFTGVLTLFPFDQWGYEHSVHHATSGNLDKRGVGDIWTLTVEEYIAAPLKTRIAYRLYRSPFVMFILGPIYVFLFKNRFNRKGARRKEKNNLYLTNILIVTAVVLLCLAIGWQAFLIVQGTIFMISGSIGVWLFYVQHTFEDSYFEEDKEWEYVKAAVEGSSFYRLPKLLQFLTGNIGYHHVHHLSPRVPNYKLEEAHKNTPPLNNVPTITLMTSLKSLRFRLWDEEAKTFVTFRDVKHLLKESNSVQTKTGAQQ; translated from the coding sequence ATGAGTATTCAACAAAACACGAAAAACCTTAAAAAACAGGTGGCACCATTTGAGCAGTCTCAAACAATGCAAAGTATATGGCAATTGGTAAACACATTAGTTCCTTTTTTCCTATTATGGTATCTGACGTATTTAAGTCTATCCGTATCTTACTGGTTAGCGCTGGTTCCTGCTGTATTAGCAGCTGGATTTATGACAAGAACATTCATCATTTTCCATGACTGTACACATCATTCTTTTTTCAAAAATCGTAAATTAAATAGAGCAGTTGGAACGTTTACTGGGGTATTAACATTATTCCCGTTCGACCAATGGGGATATGAGCATTCAGTGCATCACGCAACAAGTGGTAACTTAGATAAACGTGGTGTTGGTGATATTTGGACACTAACAGTGGAAGAGTATATTGCTGCACCATTAAAAACGCGTATTGCGTACCGTCTATACCGCAGCCCTTTCGTTATGTTTATTTTAGGTCCAATTTATGTGTTCCTTTTTAAAAATAGATTTAACCGTAAAGGTGCAAGAAGAAAAGAAAAAAATAATCTTTATTTAACAAATATTTTAATTGTCACAGCTGTTGTATTACTATGCTTGGCAATTGGATGGCAGGCTTTTTTAATCGTACAAGGAACTATTTTTATGATTTCAGGTTCTATAGGAGTTTGGTTGTTCTACGTACAACATACTTTTGAAGATTCTTATTTTGAAGAAGATAAAGAGTGGGAGTATGTGAAAGCAGCTGTAGAAGGTAGCTCATTCTACAGACTACCTAAACTATTACAATTCTTAACAGGTAATATTGGTTATCACCATGTTCACCATTTAAGTCCAAGAGTACCAAACTATAAATTAGAAGAGGCACACAAAAATACGCCTCCATTAAACAATGTTCCAACGATTACACTTATGACAAGTTTAAAGTCACTGCGTTTCCGCTTATGGGACGAAGAGGCTAAGACATTTGTTACATTTAGAGATGTAAAGCATTTGTTAAAAGAGAGCAATTCCGTTCAAACTAAAACAGGAGCTCAACAGTAA
- a CDS encoding efflux RND transporter permease subunit, which produces MIVAVMAAVAQFFVTINYNMVDYLPDDVQSTQALEVMEAEFTAAVPNTRVMINDVTIQEALLFKEKLAAIDGVSDVIWLDDVMDVKTPLEMADKDMVEAYYQDKKALFSLDIRSGDEVVITDAIYELIGEENAMAGEALDTATSQKMAGNESLYAAALLVPIIIFILVISTTSWVEPIFFLTAIGVSVLINLGTNIFIGEISFVTQSVAPILQLAVSLDYAIFLLHSFAYYRERVEDPEQAMKLAMKKSFPAITASAATTFFGFTALMLMKFEIGSDLGLNLVKGILLSFISVMVFLPALTLCFYKWMDKTQHKNFIPSFKGIGDKVVKMKIPSLIIVFAILVPSFLAQSNTSFTYGLGELPENTRAGSDLVVIEEVFGESTPIVLLVPKGDLVKETELVNELKEVEYVTSVISYVNMIGPVIPPEYLDESITADFFSENYSRIILYTSAGKEGDVPFSLVETVQEKASFYYGDEAFTLGESVTLFDIKNTVKRDNTLVNIMTIVTIAIVLLFTFKSVSIPVVLLITIQSAVWINLSVPYFTDTSLVFVGYLIISTVQLAATVDYAILLTEAYKEHRKEMPALKAIKHTLDEKTFSISISAAILSSVGFILWITSSNPIVGSIGLLLGRGALLAFVMVLCFLPAMLLVLDKFINKTTYKANFYKEK; this is translated from the coding sequence ATGATAGTGGCCGTCATGGCAGCTGTGGCACAATTTTTTGTGACTATTAATTATAATATGGTAGATTATTTGCCCGATGATGTTCAGTCGACACAAGCATTAGAAGTGATGGAAGCAGAATTTACAGCAGCCGTACCGAATACGCGTGTCATGATAAATGACGTCACGATTCAAGAAGCATTGCTTTTTAAAGAAAAACTTGCAGCCATTGACGGAGTGTCGGATGTTATTTGGTTAGATGATGTGATGGATGTAAAAACTCCGCTAGAAATGGCAGACAAAGATATGGTGGAGGCTTATTACCAAGACAAAAAGGCCTTGTTTTCTTTAGATATCCGTAGCGGTGATGAAGTAGTGATAACAGATGCTATTTATGAGTTGATTGGCGAAGAAAATGCGATGGCAGGAGAAGCACTTGATACTGCTACTTCGCAAAAAATGGCTGGCAATGAGTCGCTATACGCTGCAGCGCTTCTTGTTCCAATTATTATTTTTATTTTAGTCATTTCCACGACTTCATGGGTGGAGCCAATATTTTTCTTAACGGCGATTGGAGTATCTGTTCTTATAAACTTAGGAACAAATATTTTTATTGGAGAAATTTCCTTTGTCACACAATCTGTTGCACCAATTTTACAATTAGCCGTATCGTTAGATTATGCAATCTTTCTCCTTCATAGTTTTGCTTATTATCGAGAAAGAGTAGAAGACCCTGAACAAGCGATGAAGCTTGCGATGAAAAAGTCTTTCCCAGCGATTACAGCTAGTGCGGCTACAACCTTCTTCGGTTTCACAGCGCTAATGCTAATGAAGTTTGAGATTGGTTCAGACTTAGGTTTAAACCTTGTAAAAGGCATTCTACTAAGCTTTATAAGTGTGATGGTGTTTTTACCAGCATTAACATTATGTTTTTATAAGTGGATGGACAAAACACAACATAAAAACTTTATCCCAAGTTTCAAAGGAATCGGCGATAAAGTGGTGAAGATGAAAATCCCTAGTTTAATCATTGTTTTTGCTATTTTAGTACCTAGCTTTTTAGCTCAAAGTAATACTTCTTTTACGTATGGACTCGGAGAATTACCGGAAAACACTCGAGCAGGAAGCGATTTAGTTGTAATTGAAGAAGTGTTCGGTGAGTCTACCCCGATAGTTTTATTAGTACCAAAAGGGGATTTAGTAAAGGAAACGGAACTCGTAAACGAATTAAAGGAAGTTGAGTATGTTACTAGCGTTATCTCCTATGTAAATATGATAGGTCCAGTTATTCCACCGGAGTATTTAGACGAATCAATTACAGCAGATTTTTTCTCAGAAAACTATAGTCGAATTATTCTTTATACAAGTGCAGGAAAAGAAGGAGATGTTCCATTTTCTTTAGTGGAGACGGTGCAAGAAAAAGCTTCGTTCTATTATGGAGATGAAGCATTTACTTTAGGGGAAAGTGTAACATTGTTTGATATAAAAAATACGGTGAAACGAGACAACACTTTAGTAAATATAATGACGATAGTCACTATTGCGATTGTGCTTCTATTTACTTTTAAGTCTGTCAGCATTCCTGTAGTTTTATTAATTACAATTCAATCGGCAGTATGGATCAATTTATCGGTACCGTACTTTACGGACACTTCGCTCGTGTTTGTAGGTTACTTAATAATAAGTACCGTACAACTCGCAGCAACGGTTGATTATGCGATTCTTTTAACAGAAGCTTACAAAGAGCATCGTAAAGAAATGCCAGCTTTAAAAGCGATAAAACACACATTGGATGAAAAAACATTCTCTATCTCGATATCCGCAGCGATTCTCTCGAGCGTTGGCTTTATTTTATGGATCACATCTTCCAATCCAATCGTAGGTTCCATCGGATTACTACTTGGAAGAGGGGCGTTACTAGCTTTCGTGATGGTTTTATGTTTCCTACCTGCGATGTTGTTAGTGCTTGATAAGTTTATTAATAAAACGACATATAAAGCAAACTTTTATAAGGAGAAATGA
- a CDS encoding sensor histidine kinase encodes MFKRFIKDRAILIAFYLFNIISVITFFHLSERANSEVLYPLTIGLFLLGVYLLIDWFRYYQVNRALEKLLCNQYTELHAYTEEQKAFLRLLNKKNQEHSKDKNEQKEKNKERLYFLSHWMHYLKTPVSVIELMIQKEKQNEVRPTILEKIQAENKRLHTSIEQGLTMIRMDRFENDLEVQAVDLITSLRKLINNRKVEFIYQSVFPVIKSEREHALVITDSKWNEVMLEQIISNAVKYSTVEDESKKLRFQVRLEGDETALSIIDEGVGIPPHDLERVFEPFFTGENGRKFSNSSGIGLYLCKRISDKLGHHLLIHSEVSKGTTVTIRYLTKL; translated from the coding sequence ATGTTTAAACGCTTCATAAAAGATAGAGCCATTCTCATCGCATTTTACCTATTTAACATCATTTCGGTCATTACCTTTTTTCACTTAAGTGAAAGAGCAAACAGCGAAGTTTTATACCCTCTAACGATTGGGTTATTTTTACTTGGTGTGTACCTATTGATTGATTGGTTTCGCTATTATCAAGTAAACCGTGCTTTAGAAAAACTATTATGCAATCAATATACGGAGCTTCACGCTTACACAGAAGAACAGAAAGCATTTTTACGTTTATTAAACAAAAAGAATCAAGAGCACTCAAAAGACAAAAATGAGCAAAAAGAAAAGAACAAAGAAAGATTATATTTTTTATCACATTGGATGCACTACTTAAAGACGCCAGTTTCCGTTATAGAGCTTATGATACAAAAAGAAAAGCAAAATGAGGTTAGGCCAACCATATTAGAAAAGATTCAAGCGGAAAACAAGCGATTACATACGTCGATTGAACAAGGATTAACGATGATTCGAATGGATCGTTTTGAAAACGACTTGGAAGTTCAAGCGGTTGATCTTATTACATCATTAAGAAAATTGATTAACAACCGAAAAGTTGAATTTATCTATCAATCGGTTTTTCCAGTTATTAAAAGTGAACGGGAACATGCCCTCGTTATAACGGATTCAAAATGGAATGAAGTAATGTTAGAGCAAATCATTTCGAATGCAGTGAAGTATTCAACTGTAGAGGACGAAAGCAAAAAGCTACGGTTTCAAGTTCGTTTGGAAGGCGACGAAACGGCATTATCTATCATCGATGAAGGAGTAGGAATCCCACCGCATGATTTAGAAAGAGTGTTTGAACCTTTTTTTACAGGAGAAAACGGTAGAAAATTCTCCAACTCTTCAGGCATTGGTCTTTATCTTTGTAAAAGAATTTCAGATAAATTAGGACACCACCTTCTCATACATTCGGAAGTTTCCAAAGGCACTACTGTTACGATTCGATACCTTACAAAACTGTAA
- a CDS encoding response regulator — protein MMRIVIAEDQKMLLGAIGALLNLEDDMEVVGQASNGEEAIDLVHQLDPDICIMDVEMPIKSGLDAAEELKAHRCHVVILTTFARDGYFRRALELNVKGYLLKDTPSDELANSIRSIANGKRLYSPELLDDCIYVTGDHALENGTHQNKTVQTVKSYFSTMMEKIKTPTG, from the coding sequence ATGATGAGAATTGTCATTGCCGAAGATCAGAAAATGTTGCTAGGAGCCATTGGTGCCTTACTTAATTTAGAAGACGATATGGAAGTGGTTGGGCAAGCGAGTAATGGGGAAGAAGCCATTGACCTTGTTCATCAGTTAGACCCTGATATATGTATTATGGATGTGGAAATGCCAATAAAATCTGGTCTTGATGCGGCGGAAGAACTTAAAGCTCATCGATGTCATGTAGTTATTTTGACCACTTTTGCTAGAGACGGATATTTCAGAAGGGCTCTAGAGCTCAATGTAAAAGGGTACTTGCTGAAAGATACTCCTAGCGATGAGTTGGCAAATTCCATTCGAAGTATAGCGAACGGAAAGAGACTATACTCTCCGGAACTATTAGATGACTGCATTTATGTTACAGGTGATCATGCTCTTGAAAATGGCACACACCAAAACAAAACAGTTCAAACAGTAAAAAGCTACTTCTCCACTATGATGGAAAAAATAAAAACACCAACAGGTTGA
- a CDS encoding YehS family protein, with amino-acid sequence MTNNDILIRLRYALDIRDIDMIEIFKLGGVDVTKEEVQKMLSKPVEDEYNALGELIENDEYMSCNNKMLESFLNGFITFKRGKQEPKPGQPEFPPLTNEHVNNMLLKKVKIALALTSEDMLEIIEEPGSATISKGELGAFLRKKGHKNYKECGDKYARNFLKGLALKHRG; translated from the coding sequence ATGACGAATAACGATATTTTAATAAGATTAAGATACGCACTAGATATAAGGGATATCGATATGATAGAGATATTCAAACTAGGCGGAGTCGATGTGACAAAAGAAGAAGTGCAAAAAATGCTATCAAAGCCAGTGGAAGATGAGTATAATGCGTTAGGCGAATTAATAGAAAATGATGAATATATGAGTTGTAACAACAAAATGCTCGAATCTTTTTTAAATGGTTTTATTACGTTTAAAAGAGGCAAGCAAGAGCCAAAACCTGGTCAGCCAGAATTCCCGCCACTTACTAATGAACATGTGAATAACATGTTATTAAAGAAGGTGAAAATCGCTCTAGCTTTAACAAGCGAGGATATGTTAGAAATTATTGAAGAACCAGGATCTGCGACTATTTCAAAAGGAGAACTAGGGGCTTTCTTAAGAAAAAAAGGCCACAAAAACTATAAAGAATGTGGCGACAAGTACGCTAGAAACTTCTTGAAGGGGTTAGCTTTGAAGCATAGAGGATAA
- a CDS encoding TetR/AcrR family transcriptional regulator, whose translation MMTSKMDRRKKYTRMVLKESLMTLMKEKPVSSITVKELCELADINRSTFYSHYTDQFDLLFKIEEEIIDDMNKTLGQYNYAKEEEALQMTEKMLEYVAENKDICHTLFSEHGDPSFQKRVMFIAHQFTVKNWMSSNTIEKETSEYISMFVVSGSIHVIKSWLDNGMDKSPKEMADLMIKLTNKGLGSF comes from the coding sequence ATGATGACTTCTAAAATGGATAGACGTAAAAAGTATACAAGAATGGTTTTGAAGGAAAGTCTAATGACACTTATGAAAGAAAAGCCAGTTTCAAGCATTACCGTAAAAGAACTATGTGAACTGGCTGACATAAATAGGTCTACTTTTTATTCTCATTACACAGATCAATTTGACCTTTTATTCAAAATAGAAGAAGAAATTATTGATGATATGAATAAAACATTAGGTCAATACAATTACGCGAAAGAAGAAGAAGCACTTCAAATGACGGAGAAAATGTTAGAGTATGTGGCGGAAAACAAGGATATATGCCACACGCTATTTAGTGAGCATGGTGACCCTTCTTTTCAAAAAAGAGTGATGTTCATTGCCCATCAGTTTACCGTAAAAAACTGGATGTCTAGTAATACCATCGAGAAAGAAACCTCCGAATATATAAGTATGTTTGTTGTGAGTGGAAGTATTCACGTTATTAAAAGTTGGTTAGATAACGGGATGGATAAATCACCGAAGGAAATGGCAGATTTGATGATTAAGCTTACGAATAAGGGGTTGGGGTCTTTTTGA
- a CDS encoding Gfo/Idh/MocA family protein, with the protein MKKIKVGIIGTGFGAKVHAPVMKSHPGYEVTAISSVARGRLDEIKEETGIQNVYNNWQDMVAKEELDLVVVASAPLLHHDMVLKAYEKGVHVLCEKPMSFNKQESENMIKARDEAGKLGFINFEYRFLPARQKIKEMIESGKLGKVLHVNFSLNIAGYERYATNKRGWLSQKDQAGGMLGAVGSHLFDSLLWWTNAKINSLSGQLTTHVPEYIDENGEKEVRTADDAFQAIGDFVGGGTFSVGCSIAVRHAEGWQLEVYGTEGTLKMQEDSKVQLGLGNELLEEVELESALDIPNGMNQVAAGYYNALYRSIDSLYKALAENEIHPHLPTLEDGHQVQMILDAIKVSHEEKRTIILE; encoded by the coding sequence ATGAAAAAGATTAAGGTAGGCATTATCGGCACCGGATTTGGAGCAAAAGTACATGCACCAGTTATGAAAAGTCACCCTGGATATGAAGTTACAGCTATTTCAAGTGTTGCGCGCGGAAGACTTGATGAAATAAAAGAAGAGACAGGCATTCAAAATGTATACAACAACTGGCAAGACATGGTCGCTAAAGAGGAGTTGGACTTAGTTGTCGTTGCTTCTGCTCCGTTACTTCATCACGACATGGTCCTAAAAGCATACGAAAAGGGTGTACACGTACTATGTGAAAAACCAATGTCATTTAACAAGCAAGAATCCGAGAACATGATAAAGGCAAGAGATGAAGCAGGGAAATTAGGATTTATCAATTTTGAATATAGATTCTTACCAGCAAGACAAAAGATTAAGGAAATGATAGAAAGTGGTAAATTAGGAAAAGTACTCCATGTGAATTTCTCTTTAAATATTGCAGGCTATGAAAGATATGCAACAAATAAGCGTGGCTGGTTAAGTCAAAAAGATCAAGCTGGAGGGATGCTTGGGGCAGTTGGTTCTCACTTGTTTGATTCCCTTCTTTGGTGGACGAATGCGAAGATCAATTCTTTATCTGGCCAGTTAACAACTCACGTACCTGAATATATAGATGAAAACGGTGAAAAAGAAGTACGTACTGCAGACGATGCGTTTCAAGCGATTGGAGATTTTGTTGGCGGGGGAACTTTCTCTGTAGGTTGTTCCATCGCAGTTCGCCACGCAGAAGGATGGCAACTAGAAGTTTACGGAACAGAAGGAACTCTAAAAATGCAAGAAGATAGCAAAGTGCAGCTTGGATTAGGTAACGAACTGCTTGAAGAAGTGGAGCTAGAGTCAGCCTTAGACATTCCAAATGGGATGAACCAAGTAGCAGCGGGTTACTATAATGCGTTGTATCGCTCTATCGATTCATTGTATAAGGCGTTAGCAGAAAACGAAATACACCCACATCTACCAACATTAGAAGATGGTCATCAAGTGCAAATGATACTTGATGCAATAAAAGTGTCACATGAAGAAAAAAGAACAATAATATTGGAATAG
- a CDS encoding YhgE/Pip domain-containing protein: protein MRKKRFLLVSLALLLFLPSFLVDAAPNNSSTKKSEEVMSDGIAADKDEVVYATLSADGKLNEIFVVNIFDVAKPGTIIDYGHYSSLKNLTDLSQLEQLNHSVKIDAPKGKFYYQGNMDKTSEMPWNMTISYFLNGEKMAPEKLAGKDGRLQIKIETTANEKVDRSFYENFLLQIGLVLSPEIFTNIEAPDAMIANAGKNKRVTFTVMPEQEGDFLVEADVVDLEMDGIEITAVPASFFLDVEVDGLTDDIKTLADAIAEIHNGVSELKTGVSSLNSGVRSLRDGSAQYQDGMNEINGASSELVAGSAEINRTLATISESISDGLGSFDSSEWDLTELEGLPENLSQLATALSTIAEELDKLDGSYSEALSVLVGAMKEIPAYSISDEQIEELYNSGAEKEVIDRLLKTYYASLSAVEAYERVRGNFQQVDGMLREISGNVREWSNSLQVLATELKNALENMDMLSYITELEDGMKAFSTGYGDFHAGLVSYTNGVDQLARSYRDIHSGIVEVSNGTNELDAGVGRLENGTKKLYEATNDLPEQMRDEIDKMLADYDKSDYEPVSFVSAENENVNSVQFVMKTEKIKKPEVDSSAQVEEKKKGFWARLLDLFSRDRG from the coding sequence ATGAGAAAAAAGAGATTTTTACTTGTTTCCTTAGCGCTATTGTTATTCTTGCCTTCATTTCTTGTGGATGCGGCCCCGAATAATAGTTCTACGAAAAAATCAGAAGAGGTAATGTCTGATGGAATCGCGGCAGACAAGGATGAAGTAGTATACGCGACGTTAAGTGCTGATGGCAAACTGAATGAGATTTTTGTAGTTAATATTTTTGACGTGGCTAAGCCCGGAACGATAATTGATTACGGTCATTATAGTAGTTTGAAAAATTTAACGGACTTATCCCAATTAGAGCAGCTAAATCATTCGGTTAAAATAGACGCACCTAAAGGGAAGTTTTATTATCAAGGGAATATGGATAAGACGAGTGAAATGCCTTGGAATATGACGATTTCCTATTTTCTAAATGGTGAGAAAATGGCGCCAGAAAAGTTAGCAGGGAAAGATGGTCGCCTGCAAATTAAAATCGAGACGACTGCAAATGAAAAAGTAGACCGTTCGTTTTACGAAAACTTCTTATTACAAATCGGGCTTGTACTTTCACCAGAAATTTTCACTAATATAGAGGCTCCTGACGCTATGATTGCAAACGCTGGAAAAAACAAGCGAGTTACCTTCACGGTTATGCCAGAGCAAGAAGGAGACTTTCTTGTTGAAGCAGATGTAGTTGATTTGGAGATGGACGGTATTGAAATTACAGCTGTTCCAGCATCTTTTTTCTTAGATGTTGAAGTGGATGGATTGACAGATGACATTAAGACATTAGCAGATGCCATAGCAGAAATTCATAACGGAGTTTCTGAATTGAAAACGGGAGTTTCGTCCTTAAATAGTGGGGTAAGAAGCTTACGTGATGGCTCTGCTCAATATCAAGACGGCATGAATGAAATAAATGGAGCATCTTCTGAACTAGTGGCAGGATCGGCGGAAATCAACAGGACGCTTGCTACGATTAGTGAGTCGATAAGCGATGGCTTAGGCTCTTTTGATAGTAGTGAATGGGATTTAACTGAACTCGAAGGTCTGCCAGAAAATCTTTCTCAGCTAGCAACTGCCTTAAGTACCATTGCGGAAGAGCTAGATAAGCTTGATGGAAGTTACTCAGAAGCACTTTCCGTACTGGTTGGTGCTATGAAGGAAATACCAGCTTACTCTATTTCTGATGAACAAATTGAAGAACTGTACAATAGTGGTGCGGAAAAAGAAGTCATTGATAGGTTGTTAAAAACGTATTACGCTAGCCTTTCTGCAGTAGAAGCTTACGAACGTGTAAGAGGAAATTTTCAACAAGTAGATGGAATGCTTCGTGAGATAAGCGGAAATGTGCGTGAATGGAGTAATTCGTTACAGGTGTTGGCCACAGAGCTCAAGAACGCACTAGAAAATATGGATATGCTTTCTTACATTACAGAATTAGAAGACGGGATGAAGGCATTTTCTACAGGTTACGGAGATTTCCACGCAGGCTTAGTAAGTTATACGAATGGTGTGGACCAATTAGCACGCTCTTATCGTGATATTCATTCTGGAATTGTAGAAGTTTCCAATGGTACGAACGAACTGGATGCAGGAGTTGGCCGATTAGAGAACGGTACGAAGAAGTTATATGAAGCAACAAATGATTTACCAGAACAAATGCGAGATGAAATTGATAAAATGCTTGCAGATTACGATAAATCCGACTACGAGCCAGTATCATTTGTCTCAGCGGAAAATGAAAATGTAAACTCTGTTCAGTTTGTTATGAAAACAGAGAAGATAAAGAAACCAGAAGTAGACAGCTCTGCACAAGTGGAAGAGAAGAAGAAAGGTTTCTGGGCTCGTTTACTAGATTTGTTTTCTCGTGATAGAGGGTAA
- the rsgA gene encoding ribosome small subunit-dependent GTPase A, which produces MNIQKLGWNKTLENSFLEIENASQYTVGRVMLEHKRLYRVATETGELLAEVSGKFRFVAHAREDFPAVGDWVVISVRESEGKATIHHLLPRFSKFSRKVAGENTEEQIVAVNVDTVFLVQSLNHDFNPRRLERYLVMAWESGANPVVLLTKADLCEDVESLINEVEAVAFGIPIHVISVKEETGIEALQPYFQEGKTVALLGSSGTGKSTLTNYLIGEYKQEVKEVREDDDKGKHTTTYRELYLLNSGGLVLDTPGMRELQLWEADHSISQSFQDIEALTGQCQFRDCTHKNEPNCAVQLAITEGQMDDSRLQSYFKLQKELAYLERKTNKQAQLAEKAKWKKITSSVKGKGRR; this is translated from the coding sequence TTGAATATACAAAAACTTGGTTGGAATAAAACATTAGAAAATAGTTTTTTAGAAATAGAAAATGCTAGTCAATATACGGTTGGTAGGGTTATGTTGGAGCATAAAAGGCTTTACCGAGTAGCTACTGAAACAGGAGAATTGTTAGCCGAAGTATCTGGAAAGTTTCGCTTTGTGGCTCACGCACGTGAAGACTTTCCTGCAGTCGGTGATTGGGTCGTTATTAGTGTGAGAGAGTCGGAAGGGAAAGCAACGATTCATCATCTTCTTCCTCGCTTCAGTAAGTTTTCTAGAAAAGTCGCTGGCGAAAATACAGAAGAGCAAATTGTTGCCGTAAACGTTGATACAGTTTTCTTAGTGCAATCTCTCAATCACGATTTTAACCCACGTAGACTCGAAAGATATTTAGTGATGGCTTGGGAAAGTGGAGCAAATCCAGTTGTGTTGCTAACAAAAGCTGATTTGTGTGAGGATGTAGAGTCACTAATTAACGAAGTGGAAGCTGTTGCATTCGGAATACCCATTCATGTCATTAGTGTAAAAGAAGAAACAGGAATCGAGGCGTTACAGCCGTATTTTCAAGAAGGAAAAACGGTAGCTTTACTTGGTTCATCAGGTACAGGAAAATCAACATTAACGAACTATTTAATCGGCGAGTATAAACAAGAAGTTAAAGAAGTACGAGAAGATGATGATAAAGGTAAGCATACAACAACATATAGAGAATTGTATTTACTCAACAGTGGCGGGCTTGTTCTAGATACTCCTGGTATGCGAGAATTACAACTTTGGGAAGCGGATCACTCTATTTCTCAAAGCTTTCAAGACATTGAAGCGTTAACCGGGCAGTGTCAATTCAGAGATTGCACCCATAAAAATGAACCAAACTGTGCTGTACAACTGGCAATAACGGAAGGCCAAATGGACGATAGCAGATTACAAAGTTACTTCAAATTACAAAAAGAACTTGCTTACTTAGAAAGAAAAACAAACAAGCAGGCTCAATTAGCAGAAAAGGCAAAGTGGAAGAAGATAACTTCTAGCGTTAAGGGAAAAGGTAGAAGGTAA
- a CDS encoding response regulator transcription factor has translation MHKIMLIEDDVQLCELTCDQLQRYGYKVHVPNDFQNIVNEFTYIQPDLVLLDINLPYYDGYFLCRSIRQQSNVPIIIISARSSEMDQIMAIELGADDYVTKPFTFEILHSKVKASIRRVYGEYALKDTTQLCVHSLCVDSQTLVASYQGKSTDLSKNEYKLLRKFLEHHHAYVPREVLMEEVWDSQTFVDDNTLTVNMTRIKQKLAAIGLANVISSKRGVGYMLSVVAEKGRKDV, from the coding sequence ATGCACAAAATCATGCTTATTGAAGATGATGTTCAACTATGTGAACTGACTTGTGATCAACTACAACGTTACGGATATAAAGTGCACGTACCGAACGACTTTCAAAACATAGTTAATGAGTTTACATACATCCAACCTGATCTAGTCTTGTTAGATATTAATCTACCATACTATGACGGCTATTTTTTATGTCGAAGCATTCGTCAGCAATCGAACGTCCCAATCATCATTATTTCTGCAAGAAGTTCAGAAATGGATCAAATAATGGCGATAGAACTTGGTGCCGATGATTATGTTACGAAACCTTTTACATTTGAAATCTTACATTCAAAAGTAAAAGCTTCCATCCGAAGAGTGTACGGAGAGTATGCGCTAAAAGACACAACTCAACTTTGTGTTCATTCTTTATGCGTGGACAGTCAAACACTTGTTGCTTCCTATCAAGGAAAAAGTACCGACCTGAGTAAAAATGAATACAAGTTGTTAAGGAAATTTCTCGAGCACCATCATGCGTATGTTCCGAGAGAAGTGTTAATGGAAGAAGTGTGGGATTCGCAGACTTTTGTAGACGATAATACGTTAACGGTAAATATGACGAGAATAAAGCAAAAGCTTGCCGCCATTGGATTAGCGAACGTTATTAGTAGTAAACGAGGTGTTGGCTATATGTTAAGTGTGGTAGCAGAAAAAGGTCGAAAAGATGTTTAA